Proteins encoded together in one Kutzneria kofuensis window:
- a CDS encoding HIT family protein — MTADQVPTEGNVPQHGVGVPDALQRLWTPHRMAYIRGENKPEGDEPAGCPFCAIVSLPDEQALILARGQLVYAVLNLYPYNAGHLMVVPYRHVADYTDLNAAETVELGEFTQTAMRVVRGVSAPHGFNIGMNQGAVAGAGIAAHLHQHVVPRWGGDANFMPVIGQTRTIPELLGETWDLLSKAWPR; from the coding sequence GTGACGGCTGATCAGGTCCCGACCGAGGGCAACGTCCCGCAACACGGTGTCGGGGTCCCGGACGCGCTGCAGCGGCTGTGGACCCCGCACCGGATGGCCTACATCCGCGGCGAGAACAAGCCCGAGGGCGACGAGCCGGCGGGCTGCCCGTTCTGCGCCATCGTCAGCCTGCCCGACGAGCAGGCGCTGATCCTGGCCCGCGGGCAGCTGGTGTACGCGGTGCTGAACCTCTACCCGTACAACGCCGGCCACCTGATGGTGGTGCCGTACCGGCACGTCGCCGACTACACGGACCTGAACGCGGCGGAGACCGTGGAGCTGGGGGAGTTCACCCAGACCGCGATGCGGGTGGTGCGCGGCGTGTCCGCCCCGCACGGCTTCAACATCGGCATGAACCAGGGCGCGGTCGCCGGCGCCGGCATCGCCGCCCACCTGCACCAGCACGTGGTGCCCCGCTGGGGCGGCGACGCCAACTTCATGCCCGTCATCGGCCAGACCCGCACCATCCCCGAGCTGCTCGGCGAGACCTGGGACCTGCTGTCCAAGGCCTGGCCCCGATAA
- the pgsA gene encoding phosphatidylinositol phosphate synthase has product MLNIFARASVSRVTDPVGTWLLRRGVTPNAVTIIGTAGTVLGALWFLPRGQLFAGTLVITFFVLFDLLDGAVARASGAGTRFGAVLDASCDRIADGALFASIAWWCLIVADDRPAGAAALVALVGAQVISYVKARAEATGLTADGGLVERAERMILALVGTGLTGLGVPYALDVALWVLALLAVITVAQRIVAVHRSAKEQAG; this is encoded by the coding sequence ATGCTGAACATCTTCGCTCGCGCCTCCGTCTCACGCGTCACCGACCCGGTCGGGACGTGGCTGCTGCGGCGCGGTGTCACGCCGAACGCCGTCACGATCATCGGCACCGCGGGCACCGTGCTCGGCGCGCTCTGGTTCCTGCCGCGCGGCCAGCTGTTCGCCGGCACGCTCGTGATCACCTTCTTCGTGCTGTTCGACCTGCTCGACGGGGCCGTGGCGCGGGCCAGCGGCGCCGGCACCCGGTTCGGCGCGGTGCTCGACGCCAGCTGCGACCGGATCGCCGACGGGGCGCTGTTCGCGTCCATCGCCTGGTGGTGCCTGATCGTCGCCGACGACCGCCCGGCCGGCGCCGCCGCGCTGGTCGCGCTGGTGGGGGCCCAGGTCATCTCGTACGTGAAGGCGCGCGCCGAGGCCACCGGCCTCACCGCCGACGGCGGCCTGGTCGAGCGGGCCGAGCGGATGATCCTGGCCCTGGTCGGCACCGGACTGACCGGTCTCGGCGTGCCGTACGCGCTGGACGTGGCGCTGTGGGTGCTGGCGCTGCTGGCGGTGATCACCGTCGCGCAGCGGATCGTCGCCGTGCACCGGTCGGCCAAGGAGCAGGCCGGGTGA
- a CDS encoding phosphatidylinositol mannoside acyltransferase codes for MKGLLVTAAYRAGWVLARLVPEQVAVGAFQWGADVATRRNGPRVAQLRRNLARVVPRAGAAELDELVARAMRSYARYWCETFRLRPGDVDTVHQAVERTATGQENLHAACADGNGVILALPHCGSWDLAGVWLLGHTRQVSVVVQRLRPESLYRSFARARERLGFEVVPSVGGEVRPTELLARRLRAGGVVCLFADRDLTANGVPVTFFNGTTRMPAGPAYLAATTGATLLPVGTWFTETGWGLRVHPPVKVNGVEGIGAATQALADVFAADIAAHPEDWHMLQRLWLAEEPVE; via the coding sequence GTGAAGGGACTGCTGGTCACCGCCGCCTACCGGGCCGGCTGGGTCCTCGCGCGGCTCGTGCCCGAACAGGTCGCCGTCGGCGCGTTCCAGTGGGGCGCGGACGTCGCGACCCGGCGCAACGGGCCCAGGGTCGCGCAGTTACGCCGGAACCTGGCGCGGGTGGTGCCCCGGGCCGGGGCCGCCGAGCTGGACGAGCTCGTCGCGCGGGCGATGCGGTCGTACGCGCGCTACTGGTGCGAGACGTTCCGGCTGCGGCCCGGCGACGTCGACACCGTGCACCAGGCGGTCGAGCGGACCGCCACCGGCCAGGAGAACCTGCACGCCGCGTGCGCCGACGGCAACGGCGTGATCCTCGCGCTGCCGCACTGCGGCAGCTGGGACCTGGCCGGCGTGTGGCTGCTGGGGCACACCCGGCAGGTCAGCGTTGTCGTGCAGCGGCTGCGGCCCGAGTCGCTGTACCGGAGTTTCGCGCGGGCCCGGGAACGGCTCGGCTTCGAGGTGGTCCCGTCCGTCGGCGGCGAGGTTCGGCCGACCGAGCTGCTGGCGCGGCGGCTGCGCGCCGGCGGGGTCGTCTGCCTGTTCGCCGACCGGGATCTCACCGCCAACGGCGTGCCCGTGACGTTCTTCAACGGCACCACCCGAATGCCCGCCGGGCCGGCGTACCTGGCCGCCACCACCGGCGCGACACTGCTGCCGGTCGGCACGTGGTTCACCGAGACCGGTTGGGGGCTGCGGGTGCATCCGCCGGTCAAGGTCAACGGCGTCGAGGGCATCGGGGCCGCCACACAGGCGCTGGCCGACGTGTTCGCCGCCGACATCGCCGCCCACCCCGAGGACTGGCACATGCTGCAACGGCTGTGGCTGGCGGAGGAGCCGGTGGAGTGA
- the pdxS gene encoding pyridoxal 5'-phosphate synthase lyase subunit PdxS has protein sequence MNIEPTPATGTARVKRGMAEMLKGGVIMDVVTPEQAKIAEDAGAVAVMALERVPADIRVQGGVARMSDPDMIDGIINAVSIPVMAKARIGHFVEAQVLQSLGVDYIDESEVLTPADEANHIDKWPFTVPFVCGATNLGEALRRIAEGAAMIRSKGEAGTGNVVEATRHMRQIRADIRRLTVLDEAELYAAAKELRAPYELVKEIAATGKLPVVLFTAGGIATPADAAMMMQLGAEGVFVGSGIFKSGDPAQRASAIVKATTFHDDPDVIAKVSRGLGEAMVGINVSELPESQKLATRGW, from the coding sequence TTGAACATCGAGCCCACTCCCGCCACCGGCACCGCGCGGGTCAAGCGCGGCATGGCCGAGATGCTCAAGGGCGGTGTGATCATGGACGTGGTCACGCCCGAGCAGGCCAAGATCGCCGAGGACGCCGGCGCCGTCGCCGTCATGGCGCTGGAGCGCGTGCCGGCCGACATCCGCGTCCAGGGCGGCGTCGCCCGGATGAGCGACCCCGACATGATCGACGGCATCATCAACGCGGTGTCCATCCCCGTGATGGCCAAGGCCCGCATCGGCCACTTCGTCGAGGCCCAGGTGCTGCAGTCGCTCGGCGTCGACTACATCGACGAGTCCGAGGTGCTCACCCCCGCCGACGAGGCCAACCACATCGACAAGTGGCCGTTCACCGTGCCGTTCGTGTGCGGCGCGACCAACCTGGGCGAGGCGCTGCGCCGCATCGCCGAGGGCGCGGCCATGATCCGCTCCAAGGGTGAGGCCGGCACCGGCAACGTCGTCGAGGCCACCCGGCACATGCGCCAGATCCGGGCCGACATCCGCCGGCTGACCGTGCTCGACGAGGCCGAGCTGTACGCCGCCGCCAAGGAGCTGCGCGCCCCGTACGAGCTGGTCAAGGAGATCGCCGCCACCGGCAAGCTGCCGGTCGTGCTGTTCACCGCGGGCGGCATCGCCACCCCGGCCGACGCCGCGATGATGATGCAGCTCGGCGCCGAGGGCGTGTTCGTCGGCTCCGGCATCTTCAAGTCCGGCGACCCGGCGCAGCGCGCGTCCGCCATCGTCAAGGCCACCACCTTCCACGACGACCCGGACGTCATCGCCAAGGTCTCCCGCGGCCTCGGCGAGGCCATGGTCGGCATCAACGTCTCCGAGCTCCCGGAGTCCCAGAAGCTGGCCACCCGCGGCTGGTAA
- a CDS encoding MarR family winged helix-turn-helix transcriptional regulator — MSEPRWLSDSEQWAWRAYTSATKLVNERLDRQLQRDSGMPTTYYEILVALSESPDRELRMSELAEFTKSSRSRLSHAIARLEENGWVTRRSCATDKRGAFAVLTEDGMAAVKAAAPGHVNEVRSVLFEGLTPEQVHQLGLISEAITTQASKGCPTNPCDE; from the coding sequence ATGAGCGAGCCGCGGTGGTTGTCCGATTCCGAGCAGTGGGCGTGGCGGGCCTACACGTCCGCGACCAAGCTGGTCAACGAGCGTCTGGACCGCCAACTGCAGCGCGACTCCGGCATGCCCACCACGTACTACGAGATCCTCGTCGCACTCTCCGAATCACCCGATCGTGAGCTGCGGATGAGCGAGCTGGCCGAGTTCACCAAGTCCTCCCGCAGCCGGCTGTCGCACGCCATCGCCCGGCTGGAGGAGAACGGCTGGGTGACCAGGCGGTCCTGCGCCACCGACAAGCGCGGCGCGTTCGCCGTGCTCACCGAGGACGGCATGGCTGCGGTCAAGGCAGCCGCTCCCGGGCACGTCAACGAGGTGCGCAGCGTGCTGTTCGAGGGGCTGACCCCGGAGCAGGTGCACCAGCTCGGCCTGATCTCCGAGGCGATCACGACACAGGCGAGCAAGGGCTGCCCGACCAACCCGTGTGACGAATGA
- a CDS encoding YceI family protein has product MTAATQIPGYVAGTWTIDPVHSEVAFIVRHLGVSKVRGRFNNISGTIVTGEDPTTSSVTATIQADSIDTKNEQRDGHVRSADFLHVEEHEHLTFTSTAVRIDGEDIEIDGELTLHGVTKPVTLTGELGGFGEGPNAKVLGVSATTEIKRSDFGVGGSIPSAVVSDKIKVELDVEALLQS; this is encoded by the coding sequence ATGACTGCCGCAACCCAGATCCCCGGATACGTCGCCGGCACCTGGACCATCGACCCGGTGCACTCGGAGGTCGCGTTCATCGTTCGCCACCTGGGCGTGTCCAAGGTTCGCGGTCGCTTCAACAACATCTCCGGCACGATCGTCACCGGCGAGGACCCGACCACGTCCTCGGTGACCGCCACCATCCAGGCGGACAGCATCGACACCAAGAACGAGCAGCGCGACGGCCACGTCCGCTCGGCCGACTTCCTGCACGTCGAGGAGCACGAGCACCTGACCTTCACGTCGACCGCGGTGCGCATCGACGGCGAGGACATCGAGATCGACGGCGAGCTCACCCTGCACGGCGTGACCAAGCCCGTCACCCTGACCGGCGAGCTGGGCGGCTTCGGCGAGGGCCCGAACGCCAAGGTCCTGGGCGTGTCCGCCACCACCGAGATCAAGCGCTCCGACTTCGGCGTCGGCGGCAGCATCCCGTCCGCCGTGGTCAGCGACAAGATCAAGGTCGAGCTGGACGTCGAGGCCCTGCTCCAGAGCTGA
- a CDS encoding maltokinase N-terminal cap-like domain-containing protein, protein MTPTLTPPFREFMPTWLAGQPWYRGDGTPELKSVGFFRFEDPAGEVGIETHVVQAGGVTYQIPMTYRGAPLVGGALIVTAEHSELGPRWIYQAETDPVWRKELLRLVRSNGVASASRGTAFEARGTQLAEFADDEVDIELARVPEPAGPDSPDVVGTVTLGDSRLATIHRPTL, encoded by the coding sequence GTGACACCGACCCTCACGCCACCATTCCGCGAGTTCATGCCGACCTGGCTGGCAGGGCAGCCTTGGTACCGCGGCGACGGCACTCCGGAACTCAAGTCGGTCGGGTTCTTCCGATTCGAGGACCCGGCCGGCGAGGTCGGCATCGAGACGCACGTTGTCCAAGCCGGCGGCGTGACGTACCAGATTCCGATGACCTACCGCGGCGCGCCGCTCGTCGGCGGGGCGCTGATCGTGACCGCCGAGCACAGCGAACTCGGCCCGCGCTGGATCTACCAGGCCGAGACGGATCCGGTGTGGCGCAAGGAACTTCTCCGGCTGGTCCGCTCGAACGGGGTGGCGTCAGCGAGTCGGGGTACGGCATTCGAGGCGCGCGGCACACAGCTGGCGGAGTTCGCCGACGACGAGGTGGACATCGAGCTGGCCCGCGTCCCGGAACCGGCCGGACCCGACAGCCCCGACGTCGTCGGCACCGTTACCCTCGGTGACAGCCGCCTCGCCACCATCCACCGCCCAACGTTGTGA
- a CDS encoding elongation factor G-like protein EF-G2, protein MGSKNTDNTHSGGAVAVADPAKVRNVVLVGPSGAGKTTLTEALLAASGVLTRAGSVTEGTTVCDHDPAAQRQQRSVGLAVAPLVHQDIKINLIDTPGYADFVGELRAGLRAADAAIFVVSAAEGVDAMTMALWEECAAVGMPRGVVIARLDHHRADFDAELASCQEAFGAGVLPLYLPVPGSGNTKLVGLITQRVFDYSGGYPPTVQDPDGDLADFMADHRNALIEGVIAESEDETLMDRYLGGEEIDQDVLIADLLAAVTRGSFHPVVPACAATGLGLAEILDGIVRAFPSPLEHPLPSVTDPVGGTVLDLTTDPDGPLAAEVVRTAVDSYVGRVSLVRVFSGTLRPERSVHVSGHGMSDRGHEDHDEDERVAHIYSPLGSNLREVPFCVAGDLCALTKLGSAETGDTVSSPDQPLLMSPWLMPEPLLPVAIVARKRSDEDTLARNLARLVAGDPTLRLERNTETHQMVLWCMGEAHADVVLARLRAGGAEVDTEDVRVPLRETFAKPAKGHGRHVKQSGGHGQYAVCDLEVEPLPRGAGFEFVDRVVGGAVPNQFIPSVEKGVRAQLAKGLHGDHPCVDVRVTLVDGKAHSVDSSDAAFQTAGALALKEAAANSRISLLEPMDEVTIRLPDDYLGAVLGDLSSKRARVLGTEADVTPGRTLIRAEVPATELIRYAVELRSLASGTATFTRHFARYDPLPDNLAAKA, encoded by the coding sequence ATGGGGTCCAAGAACACCGACAACACCCATTCCGGCGGCGCGGTCGCTGTAGCCGACCCGGCCAAGGTCCGCAACGTCGTGCTGGTCGGCCCGTCGGGGGCCGGCAAGACCACCCTCACCGAGGCGCTACTGGCCGCCTCCGGCGTGCTGACCAGGGCCGGGTCCGTCACAGAGGGCACGACCGTGTGCGACCACGACCCCGCGGCGCAGCGGCAGCAGCGCTCGGTCGGGCTGGCGGTGGCGCCACTGGTCCACCAGGACATCAAGATCAATCTCATCGACACGCCCGGATACGCCGACTTCGTCGGCGAGCTGCGGGCCGGCCTGCGCGCCGCCGACGCGGCGATCTTCGTGGTCAGCGCGGCCGAGGGCGTGGACGCGATGACCATGGCGCTGTGGGAGGAATGCGCGGCCGTCGGCATGCCGCGCGGCGTCGTGATCGCCCGGCTGGACCACCACCGCGCCGACTTCGACGCGGAGCTGGCGTCCTGCCAGGAGGCGTTCGGCGCCGGCGTGCTGCCGCTCTACCTGCCGGTGCCCGGCTCCGGCAACACCAAGCTCGTCGGCCTGATCACGCAGCGGGTCTTCGACTACTCCGGCGGCTACCCGCCGACCGTTCAGGACCCGGACGGCGACCTCGCCGACTTCATGGCCGATCACCGCAACGCGCTGATCGAGGGCGTCATCGCGGAGAGCGAGGACGAGACCCTGATGGACCGCTACCTCGGCGGCGAGGAGATCGACCAGGATGTGCTCATCGCCGACCTTTTGGCCGCCGTCACCCGGGGCTCGTTCCATCCGGTCGTGCCCGCGTGCGCGGCGACCGGACTCGGGCTGGCCGAGATCCTGGACGGCATCGTGCGCGCCTTCCCGTCGCCGCTGGAACATCCGCTGCCCTCGGTGACCGATCCCGTCGGCGGCACCGTGCTGGACCTGACCACCGACCCGGACGGCCCGCTCGCGGCCGAGGTCGTGCGCACCGCCGTCGACTCGTACGTCGGTCGGGTGTCGCTCGTCCGGGTGTTTTCCGGGACGCTGCGGCCGGAGCGGTCCGTGCACGTGTCCGGGCACGGCATGAGCGACCGCGGGCACGAGGACCACGACGAGGACGAGCGGGTCGCGCACATCTACTCGCCGCTCGGGTCGAACCTGCGTGAGGTGCCGTTCTGCGTGGCCGGCGACCTGTGCGCGCTGACCAAGCTCGGCTCGGCGGAGACCGGCGACACCGTGTCCAGCCCCGACCAGCCGCTGCTGATGTCGCCGTGGCTGATGCCGGAGCCGCTGCTGCCGGTCGCCATCGTGGCTCGTAAGCGGAGCGACGAGGACACGCTGGCCCGCAACCTCGCGCGGCTGGTGGCCGGGGATCCGACCCTGCGGCTGGAGCGCAACACCGAGACGCACCAGATGGTGTTGTGGTGCATGGGCGAGGCGCACGCCGACGTCGTGCTGGCGCGGCTGCGCGCCGGCGGGGCCGAGGTCGACACCGAGGACGTTCGGGTGCCGCTACGTGAGACCTTTGCCAAGCCCGCCAAGGGACACGGCCGGCACGTGAAGCAGTCCGGGGGGCACGGTCAGTACGCCGTGTGCGACCTGGAGGTCGAGCCGCTGCCGCGCGGGGCCGGCTTCGAGTTCGTCGACCGGGTCGTCGGCGGCGCGGTGCCCAACCAGTTCATTCCCAGCGTGGAGAAGGGTGTGCGGGCGCAGCTCGCGAAGGGTCTGCACGGCGACCACCCGTGCGTCGACGTGCGCGTGACCCTCGTGGACGGCAAGGCCCACAGCGTCGACTCCTCCGACGCCGCGTTCCAGACCGCCGGCGCCCTGGCGTTGAAGGAGGCCGCCGCCAACAGCCGGATCTCGCTGCTGGAGCCGATGGACGAGGTCACCATCCGGCTGCCCGACGACTATCTCGGCGCCGTGCTGGGGGATCTGTCCAGCAAGCGGGCCCGGGTGCTGGGCACCGAGGCCGACGTGACGCCCGGCCGGACCTTGATCCGCGCCGAGGTGCCCGCGACCGAGCTGATCCGCTACGCCGTCGAGTTGCGGTCCCTCGCGTCGGGGACCGCGACGTTCACCCGGCACTTCGCGAGGTACGACCCGCTGCCGGACAATCTGGCCGCGAAGGCGTGA
- a CDS encoding NUDIX hydrolase encodes MIIEGVAAGLVVLLALVARTMRLTSRLDRLHIRTDAAWAALDAALARRALLARLASPKLQRATEVAERAPRSEREAAENEVSRLLGELDRTTLPAEIATELADAEHRLVLARRVHNDAVRDTLALRRKRSVRWLRLAGTAPLPSYFEIAEPVAPESGEQALVPRASARILLVDDRDRVLLFRGGNPPPNDTEQWWFTPGGGIEKGEALREAAVRELAEETGIRCAEEDLTGPVWLRRVTFCFDGRWFLGEEWFFLLRTNTDAIDTSGFTQLENDTVTGHRWWTTQELADSDELVYPALLGPLLEDLLATQWDGTVRPVR; translated from the coding sequence GTGATCATCGAGGGGGTGGCGGCGGGCCTGGTGGTGCTGCTGGCCCTGGTGGCGCGGACGATGCGGCTGACGAGTCGGCTGGATCGGCTGCACATCCGTACCGACGCGGCGTGGGCGGCGCTGGACGCGGCGCTGGCGCGGCGGGCGTTGCTGGCCCGGTTGGCGAGCCCGAAGTTGCAGCGGGCCACGGAGGTGGCGGAGCGAGCGCCGCGGTCCGAGCGGGAAGCGGCGGAGAACGAGGTCAGCCGGCTGCTGGGGGAGCTGGATCGGACGACGTTGCCAGCGGAGATCGCGACGGAGCTGGCTGACGCCGAGCATCGGCTGGTGCTGGCCCGACGGGTGCACAACGACGCGGTCAGGGACACGCTTGCCTTGCGACGCAAGCGATCGGTGCGCTGGTTGCGGCTGGCCGGCACGGCGCCGTTGCCGAGTTACTTCGAGATCGCGGAGCCGGTGGCGCCGGAGAGCGGCGAGCAGGCGTTGGTGCCGCGGGCGTCGGCGCGGATTCTGCTGGTGGACGACCGTGATCGGGTGCTGTTGTTCCGAGGGGGGAATCCGCCGCCGAACGACACGGAGCAGTGGTGGTTCACGCCGGGCGGCGGCATCGAGAAGGGGGAAGCGCTGCGGGAAGCGGCCGTCCGGGAGCTGGCCGAGGAGACGGGGATCCGCTGCGCCGAGGAGGATCTGACCGGGCCGGTGTGGCTGCGGCGGGTGACGTTCTGCTTCGACGGCCGGTGGTTCCTCGGCGAGGAGTGGTTCTTCCTGTTGCGCACCAACACGGACGCCATCGACACGTCCGGATTCACCCAGCTGGAGAACGACACCGTCACGGGCCATCGCTGGTGGACGACGCAGGAACTGGCCGACTCGGACGAGCTGGTCTACCCGGCGCTGCTCGGACCGTTGTTGGAGGATCTCCTTGCCACGCAATGGGACGGCACGGTGCGGCCCGTGCGCTGA
- a CDS encoding glycosyltransferase family 4 protein, whose amino-acid sequence MRIGLVCPYSLAVPGGVQAHVTGLAVALRGLGHEVSVLAPEGRAMPIPFNGSVARLAFGPGAYVRVRRWLRAGSFDVLHVHEPIAPSLSFLALTLARGPVVATFHTSFDRSLILLACQGVLRPQLEKVTARIAVSEPARRVQVEHLGGDAVEIPNGVDVRFFADAAPLPGFPRRGPTIGFVGRFDEPRKGMSVLVEAVRLLGSRYPDLRLLVAGRGNAAALQAACPRAEILGEVSDATKAALLRSVDVVCAPNTGGESFGIVLAEAMSAGAPIVASDLDAFRRVLGDAALFASPGDPTALAAALATMFDDPVRRMEFGFAASTRAVTFDWSVVADQVLRVYEAASSANPREVDSHASQARPLARRRR is encoded by the coding sequence GTGAGGATCGGCCTGGTCTGCCCGTATTCGCTCGCGGTGCCGGGCGGCGTCCAGGCGCATGTCACCGGGTTGGCCGTCGCGCTGCGCGGGTTGGGGCACGAGGTGTCCGTGCTCGCCCCCGAGGGGCGGGCGATGCCCATCCCGTTCAACGGTTCCGTCGCCCGGCTGGCCTTCGGCCCCGGCGCCTACGTCCGGGTCCGGCGCTGGCTGCGGGCCGGTTCCTTCGACGTGCTGCACGTCCACGAACCCATCGCCCCCAGTCTGTCCTTCCTGGCCCTGACCTTGGCCCGCGGTCCCGTCGTCGCCACCTTCCACACCTCGTTCGACCGTTCGCTCATCCTCCTGGCGTGCCAGGGAGTGCTTCGGCCCCAGCTGGAGAAGGTCACCGCCCGGATCGCCGTGTCCGAGCCGGCCCGGCGGGTGCAGGTCGAGCACCTCGGCGGCGACGCCGTCGAGATCCCCAACGGCGTCGACGTGCGCTTCTTCGCCGACGCCGCCCCGCTGCCCGGCTTTCCCCGACGCGGCCCCACCATCGGCTTCGTCGGCCGTTTCGACGAGCCCCGCAAGGGCATGTCCGTGCTGGTGGAGGCCGTGCGCCTGCTCGGATCTCGCTACCCCGACCTCCGCCTCCTCGTCGCCGGCCGCGGCAACGCCGCCGCTCTTCAGGCCGCTTGCCCCCGTGCCGAGATCCTCGGCGAGGTTTCCGACGCCACCAAGGCGGCCTTGCTCCGCTCCGTCGACGTCGTGTGCGCCCCCAACACCGGCGGCGAGAGCTTCGGCATCGTGCTGGCCGAAGCCATGAGCGCCGGCGCCCCCATCGTCGCCAGCGACCTCGACGCCTTCCGCCGCGTCCTCGGTGACGCCGCCCTCTTCGCCTCTCCCGGCGACCCCACCGCCCTCGCCGCCGCCCTTGCCACCATGTTCGACGACCCCGTCCGCCGCATGGAATTCGGTTTCGCGGCCTCCACCCGGGCCGTTACCTTCGACTGGTCCGTGGTCGCCGACCAGGTCCTGCGCGTCTACGAGGCCGCGTCGTCCGCCAATCCCCGCGAGGTGGATTCCCATGCGTCGCAGGCCCGGCCGCTGGCTCGGCGTCGGCGCTGA